In Verrucomicrobiota bacterium, the genomic window GCGGCAACGTGTTCCTGATGGAAAGCGTCCCGCCGGATTCCCTGGTGACCAACGAGCGGTCCCAGGTAAAAATCGTGTCAAAAAAGAACCGTCCGTCACGCCCCGAAAGGGGCTCAGGACCGAACGGGAGCACCTCGCCGGGATACTTCGATTACGAGATCTGAAGCGGGCTGCCCCCCTTAAAAGACTTCATCGTCGACGTGCCACCCGGCCCCTTCGCGGATCGAACGCAGCCGGCGGCGTACGCCCAGGCGCGACCGGGGCCCGCTCACCAGGTTCGTCAACAGGCCTGCACCTGCCGTGATCGTCGCCCCCAAGGCCAGGGATAACAGGCCGATCGCAGCGACGTTGCGCTTGCGTTCATTGATTTTTCCGGCCAACAGCAGTCCGAGCCCGCAGCCGACGGCTCCTTGTGACACCGTCAGCAGCGCAGCCGAAGTGATCGACAGCGCGACCGGTTTTTGAGAGTCAGACGTCATAATTGATTGTAGCAGCCCCGGAATATTGTCTCAGCCCTCCTTCAGTCCGTCAATCCTTGGTGAGAGTGCGCTTGATTTGTCGCGTTTGTGACCGGCGAGGATCGCGAGGCGTTTTGCGCAATGCCCCGTGACTTGTCGACCGAGTACGCGATAGTAAACCGAAACCTGCTCTATTCGATCCATTCGTTTAACTCGGATTCAGAACATGTCGAACACCTTGCATGCTCTCGTGCTCGCCGGCGGCAGCGGAATGCGTTTTTGGCCCTTAAGCCGTCGCGCCACCCCAAAACAGCTGCTGCGTCTCTTCGGCGGACAAACGCTTCTGGAGGAAACCGTCAGGCGTCTCGAGGGATTGATCCCGGCGGAAAACATCCTGGTTCTGACCAATGATGAACAGGTCGCCTCGGTCCGGGCGGCACTTCCGGGCCATCCCGCCGAAAACATTTTCAGCGAGCCGGAGAAGCGGGATACCGCCGCAGCCATCGCCCTGGGGGTAGGGCTCGTTGCCGCGCGGAATCCGGATGCCACGATGGTGGTTTTACCGGCCGACGCCAGGATCGGCGACCGGACGGCCTTTCAGTCAGACTTACAGGCAGCCGCCGACGCTGCCGAGCAAAGCGGGCAGTTGGTCACAATCGGCGTCACCCCGACCTGGGCCTGCCCGGGGTTCGGTTACATCGAACGCGGTGAACGGTTCGCAGGCAAAGTTCCCGACACTTACGAGGTGGTGAGATTCCGTGAAAAACCCAACCCCGATCTTGCCGAAAGTTTCTTCCGCAGCGGCAACTTCTTTTGGAACGCCGGAATTTTTGTGTGGACCGTGCGGAGCATCCTGTCGGAGTTCAACCGGCACGCCCCCGACCTGGGCGAGTTTGTCTCGGTGGTTCGCAACACGCCGGACCTGCGAAAGGAGATCAGCGAACGGTTCCCTACCCTGCGTAAGTTGTCGATCGATTACGCCATTCTGGAAAAAACCAACCGGGTGCTCGTGAAGGCGGCGACCTTCGACTGGGACGACGTCGGCAGCTGGACCGCCCTCGGCAAATACCTCAACCAGCTCCGCCACCACAACGCCGCGAACTGCCCGTTGTCAGTAGAAAATTCGTCTCACAACATTGTCTTTTCCAACGACGGAGTGCACGTTGCCCTGCTTGGGGTGAACGATCTGGTGGTGGTCCAGACGCGTGATGCGTTGCTGATCTGCAATCGTCACGAAGCTGAAGGCATAAAACATCTGGTCGCTAACCTTCCGAAAGAACTTCAATAGTGAAACGCTGGCTCGGCATTGACTTGGGTGAGGCCCGGATCGGGTTGGCGATTTCCGATCAACTTGGCGCGATGGCTCATCCGTTACGGACGCTGACGAATTCGCCACAGGTGCTTGATGAGATTTGTGCAGTGGTGACGGCCGAGGGCGTGGGCGGCGTCGTGCTGGGGTTGCCCAAGAACATGGACGGCAGCCTCGGCCCGGCTGCCGCGAAAGCCACCGCGTTTGCGGACCGGTTGCGGGCAAAGCTTCCGGCCTTGCAGGTCGTGCTCTGGGACGAACGGCTGACCACGATGGAGGCGCAACGGGTACTGCACGCCGCAGGCCGGAACACCAAACGGAGCCGGAAGGTAATCGACCAGGTGGCGGCGCAGATCCTGCTGCAGAATTACCTGGATGCGCAGACCCTGTCCGGGAATCTCTAGGTGCAAATGTAAACGGCTCTCCTTTGGCCCGGATCGCCGCGCCTTGTGAATCCGCCACCGCAGCGACTCAAGCTCGTGCTCGCGTACGACGGCCGGCCTTTCAGCGGTTGGCAAAGCCAGCCCAATGGCAACGGCGTGCAGGACCACTTGAAGGCGGCCTTGCGAGCCGTTTCCAGCCTCGACCTGACCGTGGTCGGTTCGGGGCGCACGGACGCCGGGGTCCATGCCCTCGGACAGGTGGCGCACGTCGATGTCCCACCCGGACGATATCCCCCTGAGACCTGGCGGCGCGCGCTCAATGCCCATCTACCGGCGACTATCCGCATTTTGGGCTGCCGGCTTGTTCCGGCCACCTTTCATGCGCAGCATGCGGTGAAACGCAAAAGCTACTTCTACCGGGTCTGGTCGGGAGACACGCTGCACCCGCTCGAAATCGGGCGCGCCTGGCTTTTTCCCTGGCCCATCACGCTGGCGACGCTCATGGCCGGCGCTGAAAAACTGGCCGGCACCCACGATTTTGCCGCGTTCGCCGCGAACCGCGGCCAACCCGAAAGCAGCACCGTCCGAACCCTCTACCGCGTGCGGGTCCGGCGCGCGGGTTCGCTGCTCACCCTCCACTTTGAGGGAAACGGTTTTCTCTATCGCATGGTCCGCCTGTTAACCGGCAGCCTGCTGCAGGTGGCAGCCGGTCGCAAAGATTTGCCGTGGTTGCAATGGTTGTTGACGGCGCCGTCCGGCCGAAAAACTAACCACTGCGCGCCGCCGGATGGCTTATACCTGGAGGCGGTGAAGTACCGGATCTATATTCGTGATTCCGGAGGGCAATCTCGCTAAAACCTTTAAAACCCCTGAAGCTTTTGCCTCCTATGGCGTTTTACTTCATGATCCTGGCCGTTTTATGTTTCCAGACTTCATTTTGCGTCCCATTGAGGAATCGGACCTGCCCAGCCTGAAGCGGCTGGCGGAGTCGATCAAGGGCGGGATGACTTCGCTGCCGCCGCAGGCCGATGCGCTGGAGGAACGGATTTATCAGTCGCAACGCTCTTTCGATCACCGCATCAGGACCGCAGGCGGTGACCATTACCTGTTTGTGCTCGAAGACCGGCGGAACGGCGAGATTGTAGGTACGGCCGGCATCATCGCGCGCGTGGGTGGCTTTGACCCTTTCTACACCTACGAAGTGCGACGGGAACGATTTATCCATTCCCCTCTCAAGATCGATAAGGAAATGGAAGTGCTCCACTTGAAGCTGGACCACAAGGGTCCCTCCGAGGTATGCAGCTTGTGCCTCCGGCCCGAATACCGCAAAGCCGGCCTCGGCCAGCTACTTTCCTTAAGCCGTTTTCTTTTTATGGCGTCTTTCCCGCAGAGATTCGATGAGCGGGTCATTGCCGAACTGCGCGGCTTTACCAACGAGGCGGGATTATCCCCCTTTTGGGAGGCACTCGGACGCCATTTCTTTCATCAAACGTTCGCGGAAGCGGATTTTTTAAGCGGCATCGGCCAGAAAGAATTCATTCGCGACCTCATTCCCAGGTACCCGATCTATAAGGCCATGCTGCCCCCGGATGCTCAAGCCGTGATCGGGCGCGTGCATCGGGATGCGGAACCGGCCCTGCGCATCCTGCTGAATCAGGGGTTCCAGCTTTCGCACGAGGTGGATATCTTCGATGCGGGGCCGCTGCTGCGGGCCGAGCGTCCGGACATTAAAGCCGTCAGGAATGCGCACGTCGCGATCGTTTCAGAAATCCGCCGGCTACCGTCGGCCGAACCGCACCTGATCGCCCACGTGTCACTCTCGTTTCGTGCCTGCCTCGGCGCGGTGGAACTGATGGACGACGGAACGCTGGCCATCACGGCCGAGACCGCCGCCCGCCTGCGCGCGCAGCCCGGCAGCCGCCTCA contains:
- a CDS encoding NTP transferase domain-containing protein encodes the protein MSNTLHALVLAGGSGMRFWPLSRRATPKQLLRLFGGQTLLEETVRRLEGLIPAENILVLTNDEQVASVRAALPGHPAENIFSEPEKRDTAAAIALGVGLVAARNPDATMVVLPADARIGDRTAFQSDLQAAADAAEQSGQLVTIGVTPTWACPGFGYIERGERFAGKVPDTYEVVRFREKPNPDLAESFFRSGNFFWNAGIFVWTVRSILSEFNRHAPDLGEFVSVVRNTPDLRKEISERFPTLRKLSIDYAILEKTNRVLVKAATFDWDDVGSWTALGKYLNQLRHHNAANCPLSVENSSHNIVFSNDGVHVALLGVNDLVVVQTRDALLICNRHEAEGIKHLVANLPKELQ
- the ruvX gene encoding Holliday junction resolvase RuvX, encoding MKRWLGIDLGEARIGLAISDQLGAMAHPLRTLTNSPQVLDEICAVVTAEGVGGVVLGLPKNMDGSLGPAAAKATAFADRLRAKLPALQVVLWDERLTTMEAQRVLHAAGRNTKRSRKVIDQVAAQILLQNYLDAQTLSGNL
- the truA gene encoding tRNA pseudouridine(38-40) synthase TruA, with amino-acid sequence MNPPPQRLKLVLAYDGRPFSGWQSQPNGNGVQDHLKAALRAVSSLDLTVVGSGRTDAGVHALGQVAHVDVPPGRYPPETWRRALNAHLPATIRILGCRLVPATFHAQHAVKRKSYFYRVWSGDTLHPLEIGRAWLFPWPITLATLMAGAEKLAGTHDFAAFAANRGQPESSTVRTLYRVRVRRAGSLLTLHFEGNGFLYRMVRLLTGSLLQVAAGRKDLPWLQWLLTAPSGRKTNHCAPPDGLYLEAVKYRIYIRDSGGQSR
- a CDS encoding arginine N-succinyltransferase; amino-acid sequence: MFPDFILRPIEESDLPSLKRLAESIKGGMTSLPPQADALEERIYQSQRSFDHRIRTAGGDHYLFVLEDRRNGEIVGTAGIIARVGGFDPFYTYEVRRERFIHSPLKIDKEMEVLHLKLDHKGPSEVCSLCLRPEYRKAGLGQLLSLSRFLFMASFPQRFDERVIAELRGFTNEAGLSPFWEALGRHFFHQTFAEADFLSGIGQKEFIRDLIPRYPIYKAMLPPDAQAVIGRVHRDAEPALRILLNQGFQLSHEVDIFDAGPLLRAERPDIKAVRNAHVAIVSEIRRLPSAEPHLIAHVSLSFRACLGAVELMDDGTLAITAETAARLRAQPGSRLIYLQLHKSGQREQTEVPAAASSNPSEH